A window from Glandiceps talaboti chromosome 15, keGlaTala1.1, whole genome shotgun sequence encodes these proteins:
- the LOC144446334 gene encoding clarin-3-like, with translation MQPLRKGFCFLAAIVAVAGTVLIITGLATPRWVWSHVRQNKSTADEEDYGAHPQEGTIDRGHYLGTVFVGLFEATTHLNWGAGMRDLEYETFDYLVGVYNEGLWISIIVFCCLCIPFGITAAVAAFYNACVVPINMISGVFGLYIWNGVAALFSGVTMVLFIVEYYVNLIDGIVSVGDYDDNWRNEWVHFHYSFWLVVSAFCLFVINCAFVKIASLGEDPDLKIPRVTGQDNHQKGADVGLGLMY, from the exons ATGCAACCTCTCCGTAAAGGTTTCTGCTTCCTTGCCGCCATAGTGGCCGTGGCAGGTACAGTTTTGATAATAACTGGATTGGCAACTCCACGTTGGGTCTGGTCACATGTACGCCAGAACAAGAGTACTGCCGATGAAGAAGACTATGGTGCGCACCCACAAGAAGGCACAATCGATCGTGGACATTATTTGGGTACGGTATTCGTGGGACTTTTTGAAGCGACAACACATTTAAACTGGGGAGCTGGTATGAGAGACTTAGAATACGAAA CATTTGATTACTTGGTAGGTGTATATAACGAAGGCCTCTGGATATCCAtcattgtattttgttgtctATGTATTCCATTTGGAATAACGGCTGCCGTGGCAGCTTTTTATAATGCATGTGTGGTCCCTATTAAcatgatatctggtgtgtttgGTCTGTACATATGGAATGGTGTTGCAG CACTGTTTTCTGGCGTGACAATGGTACTCTTTATAGTGGAATACTATGTGAACCTCATAGATGGAATTGTTAGTGTAGGAGACTACGACGATAATTGGAGGAATGAATGGGTCCATTTTCATTACTCATTTTGGTTAGTTGTGAGTGCATTTTGCCTATTTGTCATCAACTGTGCTTTTGTCAAAATTGCATCGCTAGGAGAAGATCCTGACCTAAAGATTCCAAGAGTAACAGGTCAAGATAATCACCAGAAAGGAGCTGATGTAGGACTTGGTCTTATGTATTAA
- the LOC144446463 gene encoding ubiquitin-like domain-containing CTD phosphatase 1, with the protein MAAPISLVVKWSGQEYSISDLSGDSTVKELKEVIKTHTGVLTGRQKLLGLKFKGKPPGDDVQLSVLKLKPNMKIMMMGTREETIQTITEPPKDIGEVVDDFDIEEEEVLVENREENLQKIAKRVRDYEIKILNPPREGKKLLVLDVDYTLFDHRSCAETGIELMRPYLHEFLTAAYEEYDIVIWSATSMKWIEAKMKEVGVTGNPNYKLTFILDSAAMITVFTQKYGVVETKPLGVIWGKFDQYTSKNTIMFDDIRRNFLMNPQNGLRIRPFREAHLNRQHDKELLKLSKYLKDIVSLDDLSVLSHKHWEKYRPPRS; encoded by the exons ATGGCTGCGCCCATAAGTCTTGTCGTGAAATGGAGTGGCCAAGAATACTCAATTTCGGACCTCAGTGGTGACAGTACAGTCAAGGAATTGAAAGAAGTCATTAAGACACATACAGGTGTTTTAACTGGACGACAGAAATTGTTAGGACTGAAGTTCAAAG GTAAACCACCAGGTGATGACGTTCAACTATCTGTACTTAAGTTGAAACCCAATATGAAGATCATGATGATGGGTACAAGAGAGGAGACTATCCAGACCATCACAGAACCACCTAAAGATATTGGTGAAGTTGTTGATGATTTTGATATTGAAGAAGAAGAGGTTCTAGTTGAAAATAG AGAAGAAAATTTGCAGAAGATTGCCAAGAGAGTGAGAGattatgaaatcaaaatacTAAATCCACCAAGAGAAGGAAAGAAACTTTTAGTATTGGATGTAGACTATACATTATTTG ACCACAGGTCATGTGCGGAGACTGGTATAGAACTGATGAGACCATATTTACATGAATTTCTAACAGCAGCCTATGAAGAATATGATATTGTCATCTGGT CTGCTACCAGCATGAAATGGATTGAAGCCAAGATGAAAGAAGTAGGAGTGACAGGCAACCCAAACTATAAACTGACATTTATACTAGATAGTGCTGCTATGATTACAGTATTCACACAGAAATATGGAGTTGTAGAG ACCAAACCTCTTGGAGTCATTTGGGGAAAGTTTGACCAATACACTAGCAAGAATACTATTATGTTTGATGACATCAGAAGAAATTTCTTGATGAATCCACAAAATGGTCTTAGG ATCCGACCATTCAGAGAAGCCCATTTGAATCGCCAACATGACAAAGAACTCCTTAAGTTATCCAAATACTTGAAAGATATTGTTTCACTGGATGACTTAAGTGTGCTCAGTCATAAACATTGGGAAAAGTATCGACCACCACGTTCATGA